A segment of the Bacteroidia bacterium genome:
GCATGCCTCCGCGGTTCAAAGAAAAAGTGTACACCACCATTGACCCGAAACATTTTCAGGTAGTGGTAGATGCCATGCACCTGGTGGTGGAATCGGGAACCGGACGCGGCGGAAAAATTCCCGGAATCCTCTATTGCGGGAAAACAGGAACCGCCCAGAACCCGCACGGTGATGACCACTCCATTTACATTGCCTTTGCCCCGAAGGACAATCCGAAAATCGCCATCGCTGTATATATTGAGAATGGCGGATTCGGCGCCGAGTGGGCTGTACCTATCACCAGCCTGCTCATTGAAAAATACCTTACCGGAAAGATCACACGGCCTGATATGGAAAAGCGCATGATAGAAGGCATTGTGCTTCCTAAGAAAGTAGTGAAATGAGGGAGAGGAAAAATCTGCTCCAGGGTACAGACTGGATCCTTGTTGGCATGTATCTTTTTCTGGTGATGATCGGCTGGCTGAACATTTATGCGGCCGTGTTCGACGAAAGCTCTCCCGGCATTACCAATGTTTCCAAAGAATACGGGAAACAGATGATCTTCATCTTCACGGGTCTTGCGCTGGCCCTGGCGATCATGATTGTGGAACCGGACTTCTTTTCCAGGTTTGCTTTTTTTATTTTCGGTGTGTTGCTTCTCTTTCTCATTTCCGTGTATTTTCTCGGCACGGAAATTAAAGGAAGCCGTTCGTGGTTCCGGTTCGGCGACTTCGGTTTTCAGCCCGCCGAATTTGCCAAATTCGCCACCGCACTGGCCCTGGCGAAGTACCTGAGCGGAATGAATATCCGAATGAACGATCTCCGGACCAAACTCATCTCCGCCGCCATCATTCTTGTGCCCACCGCTATTATCCTGCTTCAGAACGAGACCGGAACAGCGCTGGTTTATATGTCGTTTATTTTTGTGCTGTACCGGGAAGGACTTTCGGGCAATTTCCTGCTGGGAGGCTTCCTCTTTGCTCTTCTCGCCATTCTTTCACTGCTGTTCAGCAAATTCATACTCTTCTGGATTATTTTTTCCATTTGCGTAGTGCTCTACCTGATTCTGAAAAAAACAAAACGGAATCTCATTCTTACATGCGTGGCACTGGCCGCCTGTTCTACCGTAATCTTCGGCGTGGATTACGGATTCTCAAAACTTCACGACTACCAGAAAAAACGCATCAATGTTTTTCTCGGAAAAGAGCGTGATTCCAAAAGCAAAAAGGATGAATATTATAACGTATATCAGAGCCTGGTAGCCATTGGTTCCGGCGGATTCACGGGTAAAGGATACCTCGAAGGAACACAGACAAAATACAACTACGTGCCGGAACAGAGCACAGATTTTATTTTTTGCACCGTTGGAGAGGAATGGGGATTTCTGGGTTCCCTCTTCTTACTTTCCGTATACCTGGCACTCATTCTGCGAATCATTCTTGTTGCCGAAAGGCAGCGCTCCACCTTTTCGCGTATTTACGGATATGGTGTGGCCTGCATCTTCTTTATACATATACTGGTGAACGTGGGAATGACGGTGGGGCTTGCTCCCGTAATCGGGATTCCGCTGCCCTTTATGAGCTACGGGGGCTCCTCCCTTTGGGGATTCACCATTTTACTCTTTATTTTTATAAAACTGGATTCGCACCGGCTGGAAATATTCCGGTGATCAGCGAACGATCAGAATTTTTCTCCAGGATTTCCCGTTGCACGAAACTTCCACCATGTAGGGTCCGGGCATCAGCTGTTCAAGAGAGATCAGGGCATTATTTCCTCCCTCCCTTACTTCCATGGAAGAAGAATAAACCTCTCTTCCGCTTACATCCAGGATACGAAGTCCGAACAGGGCCTCCTTGTCAGAATAAAACCATACCTGCACCTGCCCCGATGCCGGGTTGGGGATAAGTGTTAACTCCTGCGGGGCTGCATCTTTCACGAGTACCGACCGCACTTCGGAATAGGATTCCGTTTTATCAAAGTCCGTTTGCCTGAGCCGATAATACACCACACCCGAAGGAGGTGCATCGTCTACCATGCTGTAATAATGCGGCTGACTGCTGGTACCTGCGCCATCCAGAATGCCGATCATGAAATATGTTTCGCCGTCCACCGAACGCTCTACTGTAAAATAGTCATTCTCCGTTTCAGAAGCTGTTTCCCACTGCAGCTCCACCACTCCGTTCCGGTAAAAGGCATTAAAGTACAATAACTCTACAGGTGTAGTTCCACAGATAACGATAGGGATGTTGCGCACCGCGCAGCTTCCTCCTTTGAAAATGGTGAAGGAGGCCCAGTAACTTCCGGCAGTATTGTATTGAACAGTATAGGCACTGCCCACACCGCTGGCATTTGCCACGCAGGTAGCATCCGCACCTGCTCCTCCGTATTGCGGACCGTTTGAACTTCCGCTGGTGGCTCCCCCCGTTAACTGGATACCTCCCGGAAACGACCACTGCCAGGTTTCCGCACCTCCGCCGTAGTTATATCCCGTGGCTTCATTACTGCAGAAGGTAACCACCACCGGGCAGGGATTTCCGCTGGGCGGATTCATGAAAGAATAAATGTTGGGAATTGGAAGTGTGTTTGCTGTATTCACGGTAATGGTTACCTGGTTAGAGGCCGTAACACCACAAGCATCCGTAATGGTGCAGGTATAGGTAGTTGTAACCAATGGTGAAACCCAGATGGATTGTGTGGTTTGTCCGCCCGGAGCCCAGAGATAAGTATAACCGGGTACACCATAACTTCCGCTGGCCGTTAACTGGGTACCGGTACCCAGGCAAATAGTAGTGCCGTTACTTGAAGAAGGAGCGGCGCTTTGCTCCAGCGTTCTTCCCTGAACGGTAACGGACCAGCTCTGCAGCCGGCTGCAATTATTGGTAGCCCATGTGCAGTTACATCCACCGGCATCAGCACAATAAACACGCAGGTGATTAAACGTAAATGTCATGTTCTGTGCAAGGCAGGAAGCCGGATAACATTGCGCCACACTCTGGCAGCCCGATGAACTGAACGGTATGGTAGGGATCCAGTTGCCGGGGGTGTTACAGGCAGGGCAGGCCCACCAGGAAGGTGCTACCGGGGTGCGACCACCGCAGGATGAAGAAATATTAACCCGGGCATCTCCATTCCAGCAGGATGGTCCCGAACAACAGGCATTCTGACGCGTATCCCAGCTTGATGAAAAATCCCAGGGCTGTGATCCGCCGGGAAAGGAAATGGTCATGGAGGTAGAACAGAAAGCCGGGGTGAGCAATGAACCCTGTAAAGTGCCTGCGAACGCAAAAGGACCCGCATTCACCAGGGGATCAATTGTGAGCGGATAAACGAGCGAAGGGTTTGAAAGAATAACAGAATCAATGATCATTTCCAGCTTACCATTGATGCCGGTATTCATTTTACCTGTCCAGAAATGTTCCCGGAGGCCTGACTGATCCCAGACCGTAACTTTTTCATATGTATAGACTGCCTGATTACTTTCATTTCTGACTTCCACCGGACTTTCAGAAGGAAAAGAAGAACCGTCAGCAGGCACCAGCTGAAAAACCTGATTGGCCGATAAGGCATCCATGATCCTGATTTCCTTCACACCGGGAAAAGGTGAATGCAGGATAAATTCACTTTTCACGCCCGCCTCCACGAAGCGTAAAATAACATCCACTCCATGGAAAGCGTTGGTGATATAAAATCCGTTGTCTCCGGCGGTGTACTGCAGCCAGTTCATTGGCTCGTCTGTGAATGAACCATTGGAGTAAATTTTCCGGAGGGTCAGTCTGTTGAACTGCAGATCCATCTGACCGTTTTTGATTGTTGTGAATCCGTTATTCACATCCGCGGTAACCGGGAAGGGCTGAGCGGGTGCACTAAAAAGACCAATGATGTTCCCGGGTTTCATCCGGGGATCAATGCTGATCAGGAAACCATCTTTCAGAAAGGAGCTGGGGCGAGCTGATTTTTCGATATAAAAAATGGAAGGATTATGTATATCCTTGTAATGCCGCTCATCTGCGGTACGCATATCCAGTTGTTCATAACAATCCTGGCAAGCGGCGTTGAAAGGTAACACACCCAATTCCGGATGCTGCATCACTTTCCCGCCTTGCTGTGTGATCAGGCCGGGAGAATAGGTCCGGTTGGCACTAAAGGAGCTGTAGTTCATTGCCTTTCCCGGCAGGTGTGTTACCACCTCCTGCGCGTGAACGGGAAACAGAAAAAAGAGCGAAACCGCAACTAAGAACAGATGTTTCATACTAAAAAAACCTCCCACTAATTTAACGTATTTTCCATTCGGAAAGTTGTCTGATTTTCAACAGAATTCGGACAAGGTTGATGCTCAAAATTCTATCTTTGAAACAGATAATATGCTAAGTTTCAGCGAATTTATTTCAGCAAGAAGCCGGGAGCACTTTGCCGGCATTTTTCCTTTCCGGGTAAAAAACGATGCCCCCCTGCTGTTCATGGGAGTGCGATCCTCTCTGGCCGGCCCGGGCCGCCGGCTCCAACTGCCAGAGCAGAAGGGCCTCTGGCATTTCGGTTATGTGAGTTATGAGTATAAAAACCAGATTGAAAAACTACAAACCAGTGCGCCCGACCGTTTCGGCTGGCCGGAGTACGAATTTTTCACACCGGAATTCACAGAGCGCTTGCGTCCGGACGAGGCAACCCTCCCCTTTCGCGGAAAAGCTCCCAGTATCCGTTGCAGCCACAGCAAAGAAGACTATTTCCGCTGCTTCCATTCCCTGCAAAAGCATATACACAGAGGTGACATTTATGAAACCAATTTCTGCATACGTTTCGAGGCCGACACTGCGGAGGTGGATCCAGCAGTGCTGTTTTCAAGAATCTATGCGCTTTCCGAAGCGCCCTATTCCACCTTTTTAAAATCGGGTGACCGTTATGTGTTCAGCGCAAGCCCTGAGCTTTATTTTGAAAAAAAAGGAACACTGCTCGCTTCCGAACCCATGAAGGGCACCCGTCCGAGAGGAAAGAGTAAAACATCCGATGAGCAGCTCCGCGAGGAACTGAACAGCAGTGCGAAAGAACGTACCGAGAACATCATGATCACGGATCTTGTACGCAATGATCTGTCGCGGCTGGCAGAAAAAGGCACTGTGAATGTACCTGCGGCCTGCACAATAAAAAGTTTTAAGAATGTGCACCAGATGATCAGTCGTGTAGAGTGCAGGGTAAATAAAGAAATCTCCCTGCGAACCGTGCTGGCTGCAACGTTTCCGATGGGATCAATGACAGGAGCCCCCAAGATCCGGGCCATGGAGCTGGCCGATGCGCACGAAAAAGGCGGCAGGGGTTTATATTCCGGCACCCTGGGCTATCTCACCCCGGAGGGAGATATGCAGTTTTCGGTGCTGATCCGGACTATCTTTTACGACCGTACCCGCCAATGGCTCAGTTTCTCCGTGGGCAGTGCCATCACAGCCGCCTCCGATCCGGAGGAAGAGTACAATGAATGCCTGATAAAAGCTGCCGGATTATTTGAAGCCCTGGGCGCCGACATTCGTACATTTGCTCTATGACCGCGTTTTTACTGAAACATCTGGAAAAATACCGGTTCCCATCAGGTGGACGCTGTCTTTTAGCCGTTAGCGGAGGCAGCGATTCCATGGTGATGTGTCATCTTTTCCTGGAAGCCGGCATACCCTATGCCATCGGGCATTGTAATTTTCAATTGCGGGGAAAAGAGTCCGACGGGGATGAAGCCTTCGTAAGAAAATTTGCGGAAAAGCATCAGCTTTCCTTTCATAGTATCCGGTTTCCGGGGTTAAAAGAAAAAGCCGGTATCCAGGAGCAGGCACGGCGATTGCGGTACAATTGGTTTGAAAAAATCCGGAAGGAGCATCACTACACGCGGGTTTGCACGGCACATCACCGCGACGATGCCGTTGAAACATTTCTTTTTCATTTAGTGCGGGGCACAGGGATCGCAGGATTAAAAGGTATTCCTGTAGAACAACAAGCTGTTTTCCGTCCACTGCTCTTTGCCTGGCGCAGCGACTTAGAACACTATGCCAAAAAAAATAAAATAAAATTCCGGACCGACCGCAGCAATAAAAGCCTGATTTATACCCGCAACCGGTTTCGGAAGCAGGTGCTTCCTCTTCTGGAAAAGATTATTCCCGGGGCAAAGCGCAACCTGGCCATGACCATGGAACAGGTGGCCGGCGCCGCACAGGTTTACCAGGATACCGTATGGACACTTTTCAATGAGATTGCGGAGCTGAAAAATGAAACCGTTAAAATTCAAAAGAAAAAATGGCTGGAATCAGAGCACCGGGATGTGCTGCTCTACGAATACCTTTCAGCATTCGGATTCAACGCCACCCAGGTAAAAGACATTGCCCGTGCAGTGCATGCCCAGCCCGGGAAGATTTTCCGGTCGGAAACACATATGCTGCTGAACGACCGGGCACACTTTCTTTTATCGCCACTCCGCCATGAAGCCGGCAGCGATGCCGTGCTGATCCGCGAGGATTTCGGTAAAATCCTCTCCCCTATTCCCCTTGAATTCGGGAAACGAAGCGGTCCTTTCAGTTCACGGCTGGCCGTGCTGGACAAGGAAAAGCTGCGGTTTCCGATGGAAGTACGCCGCTGGAGAGATGGAGATTACTTTTATCCCACCGGCCTGAACGGCAGAAAAAAGCTGAGCGACCTGCTCACAGACATGAAGATTCCCAGAACCGAGAAACAAGATATCTTCGTGATTACATCCGGCGGTCAGATCGTGTGGGTAGCCGGTTACCGGATCGACAAACGATTCGCGGCAACAGAACGGACCACGGAATATTACAGTATAGAACGGCTATGAGCGAAGAGAAAATCCTTTTTGAAGAGAAACAATACCTCGGATACAACACCTTTTCCATTGTACGAAGGATGGTTCTCTGCCTGTTCTGTTTTGTAGGATACTACTGGTCGCAGAATCCGAAACCGGTGGACGTATCCGTTTTGCATATCGGAGAATACCCCGGCAACCATTATCCCGGATCCGGAGAGTTGTTTTTTCTGCTGGGAATGGTGATCCTGATTCTTTCAGTGATTCTCATTTTTGTACTGCACCTGCACACACAGGTCACACGAACACATATTACACTGATCGGTTTATGGACCAAACGAATGGTTAGAATAGAGTTGAAGGACATCCGCGGCGTAGCCGTGATCCACTATAAGAATCTCCTGTTGAAACAGCCGGTTTACAACCTGCACTACCAGGGAAGGATACGATTCTATACTGCAGGAAGCGCTGCCGTAGAGATTACGGACAGGGAAGGCCGGATTTTCCGCATCGGTTCGAGCCGGGCGGAGGAGCTGGCCCGTCTCCTGGAGAGCCTGACAAGCTCTTAAAACAAGTGAATTTTTACACATTTTAACCTATTGGGCAAAAACACGACCTTTAAAGGGCTGTACCTTTGGCATTCATCCGGCAACGCTATGCAAAAACGAACACTTCTCCTCCCCTTTCTTCTCCTTCTGGCATTATCCTCCGCTGCCCAGGTGCTCAACCCGGTTAAATGGTTCTTCAGCACCCGCGATCTCGGGAACTGTGAAGTAGAGCTGATCCTGAAGGCCACCATTGACAAAGGCTGGCATCTGTATTCCCAAAAACCCGTGGAAGACGGACCTGTTCCCACCTCCTTCCAGTTCACTGCGCATCCCGGATACGAAAAAACCGGTCCCACCCAGGAAGGTAAACCCATTGTGAAGTTTGAAAAAGTGTTCGATGCCGAATTAAGTTATTTTGAACATGAAGCCATCTTTAAACAGAAAATCAAGTTAAAAACGGACAAAGAGTTTGTAGTGAAAGGCTCGCTGGAATTCATGGTATGCGACGACGGACGATGTCTTCCGCCCGAAACCATAGAATTTGAATTCAAAGTGAAGGGAAGCGCATCCTGTGTTGCCGGGAAGACCGTTCCTGAAGATCCCAACAAAACGATACCCGGCGATGATCCGAAAAATGAAGACACGAACCCTGCGCCCGACACCAGCAGCACGGTGGAAGGTTTCAAGCCTGTTGCTGTTTCCTTTTTTCCGAAGAAAAACGGAGCGAAAGAGTATGAACTGGTCGTGCGGCTGGAGCCCGATTCGCTGTGGTCCGTTCAACCGGAAGAAGTGCACCTTGAACTGGAGAACGCAGGTGCATTCACGCTGAACGGAGGCTTAACCCTCTTACCATCCAAAGACAACGCAACCGGAAAGCTCACATTTACCCAGAAGCTGACCTGGACCGGATCCG
Coding sequences within it:
- the rodA gene encoding rod shape-determining protein RodA — translated: MRERKNLLQGTDWILVGMYLFLVMIGWLNIYAAVFDESSPGITNVSKEYGKQMIFIFTGLALALAIMIVEPDFFSRFAFFIFGVLLLFLISVYFLGTEIKGSRSWFRFGDFGFQPAEFAKFATALALAKYLSGMNIRMNDLRTKLISAAIILVPTAIILLQNETGTALVYMSFIFVLYREGLSGNFLLGGFLFALLAILSLLFSKFILFWIIFSICVVLYLILKKTKRNLILTCVALAACSTVIFGVDYGFSKLHDYQKKRINVFLGKERDSKSKKDEYYNVYQSLVAIGSGGFTGKGYLEGTQTKYNYVPEQSTDFIFCTVGEEWGFLGSLFLLSVYLALILRIILVAERQRSTFSRIYGYGVACIFFIHILVNVGMTVGLAPVIGIPLPFMSYGGSSLWGFTILLFIFIKLDSHRLEIFR
- a CDS encoding T9SS type A sorting domain-containing protein, with the translated sequence MKHLFLVAVSLFFLFPVHAQEVVTHLPGKAMNYSSFSANRTYSPGLITQQGGKVMQHPELGVLPFNAACQDCYEQLDMRTADERHYKDIHNPSIFYIEKSARPSSFLKDGFLISIDPRMKPGNIIGLFSAPAQPFPVTADVNNGFTTIKNGQMDLQFNRLTLRKIYSNGSFTDEPMNWLQYTAGDNGFYITNAFHGVDVILRFVEAGVKSEFILHSPFPGVKEIRIMDALSANQVFQLVPADGSSFPSESPVEVRNESNQAVYTYEKVTVWDQSGLREHFWTGKMNTGINGKLEMIIDSVILSNPSLVYPLTIDPLVNAGPFAFAGTLQGSLLTPAFCSTSMTISFPGGSQPWDFSSSWDTRQNACCSGPSCWNGDARVNISSSCGGRTPVAPSWWACPACNTPGNWIPTIPFSSSGCQSVAQCYPASCLAQNMTFTFNHLRVYCADAGGCNCTWATNNCSRLQSWSVTVQGRTLEQSAAPSSSNGTTICLGTGTQLTASGSYGVPGYTYLWAPGGQTTQSIWVSPLVTTTYTCTITDACGVTASNQVTITVNTANTLPIPNIYSFMNPPSGNPCPVVVTFCSNEATGYNYGGGAETWQWSFPGGIQLTGGATSGSSNGPQYGGAGADATCVANASGVGSAYTVQYNTAGSYWASFTIFKGGSCAVRNIPIVICGTTPVELLYFNAFYRNGVVELQWETASETENDYFTVERSVDGETYFMIGILDGAGTSSQPHYYSMVDDAPPSGVVYYRLRQTDFDKTESYSEVRSVLVKDAAPQELTLIPNPASGQVQVWFYSDKEALFGLRILDVSGREVYSSSMEVREGGNNALISLEQLMPGPYMVEVSCNGKSWRKILIVR
- a CDS encoding anthranilate synthase component I family protein, producing MLSFSEFISARSREHFAGIFPFRVKNDAPLLFMGVRSSLAGPGRRLQLPEQKGLWHFGYVSYEYKNQIEKLQTSAPDRFGWPEYEFFTPEFTERLRPDEATLPFRGKAPSIRCSHSKEDYFRCFHSLQKHIHRGDIYETNFCIRFEADTAEVDPAVLFSRIYALSEAPYSTFLKSGDRYVFSASPELYFEKKGTLLASEPMKGTRPRGKSKTSDEQLREELNSSAKERTENIMITDLVRNDLSRLAEKGTVNVPAACTIKSFKNVHQMISRVECRVNKEISLRTVLAATFPMGSMTGAPKIRAMELADAHEKGGRGLYSGTLGYLTPEGDMQFSVLIRTIFYDRTRQWLSFSVGSAITAASDPEEEYNECLIKAAGLFEALGADIRTFAL
- the tilS gene encoding tRNA lysidine(34) synthetase TilS, whose product is MTAFLLKHLEKYRFPSGGRCLLAVSGGSDSMVMCHLFLEAGIPYAIGHCNFQLRGKESDGDEAFVRKFAEKHQLSFHSIRFPGLKEKAGIQEQARRLRYNWFEKIRKEHHYTRVCTAHHRDDAVETFLFHLVRGTGIAGLKGIPVEQQAVFRPLLFAWRSDLEHYAKKNKIKFRTDRSNKSLIYTRNRFRKQVLPLLEKIIPGAKRNLAMTMEQVAGAAQVYQDTVWTLFNEIAELKNETVKIQKKKWLESEHRDVLLYEYLSAFGFNATQVKDIARAVHAQPGKIFRSETHMLLNDRAHFLLSPLRHEAGSDAVLIREDFGKILSPIPLEFGKRSGPFSSRLAVLDKEKLRFPMEVRRWRDGDYFYPTGLNGRKKLSDLLTDMKIPRTEKQDIFVITSGGQIVWVAGYRIDKRFAATERTTEYYSIERL